In Triplophysa rosa linkage group LG18, Trosa_1v2, whole genome shotgun sequence, a genomic segment contains:
- the LOC130569459 gene encoding uncharacterized protein LOC130569459, whose translation MILKKYNFTFNTCGFQRDFNKAHRSWIMGGVSVDLLFLLVLIFKAACEDDDFSNVACYGVTGHQESTLNCTVIYSNRCHAMLYKFINKDKDTTICREKFTSKSDQQHFSCSYTSKEDMTTTFQFFLQADCGTVIKEFTVAGGSSRIKGDPAKETSVLTDKAGVAVVMAGISCFIIFVMGFILIRKHNAKNTCGIQKNCVFVCDDNNFKKHPDRETV comes from the exons CCCACAGGAGCTGGATCATGGGTGGTGTTAGTGTTGACCTACTGTTTCTGCTGGTTTTGATCTTCAAAGCTGCCTGTGAAGATGACG ATTTCTCCAATGTAGCCTGTTACGGTGTGACTGGACATCAAGAATCAACTCTTAACTGCACAGTCATTTACAGCAATAGATGCCATGCAATGTTGTACAAGTTTATTAATAAGGATAAAGACACAACAATCTGTCGAGAAAAGTTTACAAGCAAATCCGATCAACAGCACTTCTCTTGTTCTTACACGTCAAAGGAAGACATGACAACAACATTCCAGTTCTTTTTGCAAGCGGACTGTGGAACTGTAATAAAAGAATTCACTGTAGCAG GTGGATCCAGTAGAATCAAGGGAGACCCAGCAAAAGAAACTTCAGTCCTAACAG aTAAAGCTGGGGTTGCTGTCGTCATGGCTGGCATAAGCTGTTTTATCATCTTCGTCATGGGATTCATTCTCATAAGAAAGCACAACGCTAAGAACACTTGTGGAATACAGAagaactgtgtgtttgtgtgcgatgACAACAACTTCAAAAAACACCCAGATAGAGAAACGGTGTGA
- the LOC130569457 gene encoding uncharacterized protein LOC130569457 isoform X3 yields the protein MGAVGVVLLVGTFTAACKADDLFNITCRNVTGRVGKESTLNCEVSYPDKTCCMMMFEYMNTPDTTIYREEFRKDPCLQFTSFPCPYTANEVMTTTFKFILQTRCENKTAEFTVNIAEAVKEDDAGGPKGDPTKETPVQTDETWIVVIIAAIICCVVFVVGFLLMKPQCKNTCGFRCVCDKNISNRNSVTAAEHQSTVFMF from the exons ATCTCTTCAATATAACCTGTAGAAATGTGACTGGACGTGTGGGAAAAGAATCGACTCTTAACTGTGAAGTCTCTTATCCCGACAAAACATGCTGCATGATGATGTTCGAGTATATGAACACACCAGACACAACTATCTATAGAGAGGAGTTTAGAAAGGATCCCTGTCTACAGTTTACCAGCTTTCCATGTCCTTACACTGCCAATGAAGTCATGACAACAACATTCAAGTTCATTTTGCAAACCAGATGTGAAAACAAAACGGCAGAATTCACTGTAAACATAGCAG aaGCTGTTAAAGAAGATGACGCAG GTGGTCCAAAGGGTGATCCTACAAAGGAAACTCCTGTCCAAACAG aTGAAACATGGATTGTTGTCATCATTGCCGCCATAATCTGTTGCGTCGTCTTTGTCGTGGGATTCCTTCTCATGAAACCACAATGCAAGAACACTTGTGGATTCCGATGTGTGTGTGACAAGAACATCAGTAACAGAAACAGTGTGACAGCAGCAGAACATCAATCTACAGTATTCATGTTTTAA